Proteins encoded within one genomic window of Actinoplanes octamycinicus:
- a CDS encoding TetR/AcrR family transcriptional regulator — protein MNSAPPPPEPGLAPGRPASSPSRRRDRARLPAAERRRQILDATTRLIAERGFWGLSMQDVADDCGLTVPGLLHHVGSKDNLLVAVLEHRDQEDHRSLAAELGISPEEAGQGVIRAEVVERVSLPEICAALVRRNAGQPEIVRLFAVLEAESLAPEHPAHDYFKGRQDSTIAQLTALAKDLTPEPEILARQIMALMDGLQIQWLRDPSRIDLVAAWSAAASALFPAPKWP, from the coding sequence GTGAACAGCGCCCCGCCCCCACCGGAACCCGGCCTCGCCCCGGGCCGCCCGGCAAGCTCCCCGTCGCGCCGCCGCGACCGGGCCCGGCTGCCCGCCGCCGAGCGCCGCCGGCAGATCCTCGACGCGACCACCCGGCTGATCGCCGAGCGCGGCTTCTGGGGCCTGTCGATGCAGGACGTCGCCGACGACTGCGGCCTCACCGTGCCGGGGTTGCTGCACCACGTCGGCTCCAAGGACAACTTGCTGGTCGCCGTCCTGGAACACCGCGACCAGGAGGACCACCGCTCCCTCGCCGCCGAGCTGGGGATCAGCCCCGAGGAGGCCGGACAAGGGGTGATCCGTGCGGAGGTCGTCGAGCGGGTTTCGCTGCCGGAGATCTGCGCGGCGCTGGTCCGGCGCAACGCCGGGCAGCCGGAGATCGTCCGGCTCTTCGCCGTGCTGGAGGCCGAGTCACTGGCCCCCGAACACCCGGCCCACGACTACTTCAAGGGGCGGCAGGACAGCACCATCGCCCAGCTGACCGCGCTGGCCAAGGACCTGACCCCGGAGCCGGAGATCCTGGCCCGCCAGATCATGGCCCTGATGGACGGCCTGCAGATCCAGTGGCTGCGCGACCCGTCCCGGATCGACCTGGTCGCCGCCTGGTCCGCCGCCGCCTCAGCCCTCTTCCCTGCCCCGAAATGGCCCTGA